GCGGGCTAGCCATTCTGTATGGCAACCTGGCTCCGGAAGGCTCCGTCATCAAGGTGGGTGCTGTTGATCCATCTGTAGGCGGATATCATAAAGGTCCCGCCATCTGCTTCGACTCCCAGGAGCAAGCGTTGGAAGGAATCGCCAACGGCAAAGTTAAAGAGGGCTCTGTCGTCGTTATCCGTTATGAAGGACCGAAGGGTGGTCCGGGGATGCCAGAAATGCTCGCTCCTACCTCACAAATTGTAGGTATGGGCCTTGGCGCCAAGGTCGGCCTGATTACAGATGGCCGCTTCTCAGGCGCTTCGCGCGGAATCAGCATCGGTCATATTTCTCCGGAAGCTGCGGAAGGCGGTCCGATCGCATTCGTCGAAGATGGTGATATCATCGAGCTCGACTTGAATAACCGCAAAATCGAGCTGCTGGTCGATGAAGAAGTGCTGGCCAGCCGCCGTGCAAACTGGAAGGGCTTCGAGCCGAAGGTGAAAACCGGCTATCTGGCTCGTTATTCCAAGCTGGTTACTAACGCTAGCTCGGGCGGAGTTATGAAGATCTAATCCAAGCACATTATAGTTTTCCTTTTACATGTAAAAAAAGGCTTGGCTCCTCTGGTAGGAGCCAAGCCTTTTTGAATAAACAAATAAATAATTACTGATTACCGACAAGGAAGGGTGGAGCTGATGACCGTCTCTTCTTCCTCCTCGACGAGCCTGTCATGCTTAATCCGGTGATGGGAACCATCGTTGAGATATTTCTTCATCAGTAGATCTATCGGCATCAGAATCAACTTCGGCACCAATAGCTCCGGTGCCTGCTTCAATCTTGTCCCTCCATCTGGGTGGATCACTCTCATCAGGAATTTCAAATAGATTCGCGAAGAACTAGCAAAGAACCCCTTCGGCAAATCCGTAACTGTAAAGCCGAATTTCTCTGGTCCCCGGTTAATCATTGTCACTCCATACAACGCCTTTACATTATGCAGTTCAGGATGGTCGACCACGTATCTGGCAATCTCGGGTAGCGCCTTCTCCACCTGCCTGATCATCTGAATGGCCAAGTGAACAGTCGATTTCGACTTCATGCCGATCTGGAACAGCTTCTTATTATCTAAATGCAGCTCCAGCACCTCATCACCAGCCTGCAGCATCGTTCCGTCCGTCAATTCAACCGACTCACCATGATAAGGACGGCTGCGGAAATGAAAAATCGGGTCCTGTTCATTCGTCGTATGCAGATGAAACATCAAGTGGAACAGCTTCTCCCAGAGGAGCCATAATGCCACGACCCATCGCTTCCACCAGCTTAATGAGCGGGCGCTATCTGCAGCCTTCTCTACTCTCTTGTTATGCTTCAGGCTACTGTCTGTCTCCATCAAGCGGTCGATCCGAACGCTACGCAAGCCCCGCTTCTGCGCTTCCTCCAGCACTCGCTCCAGGGCTATTAGCATTTCCCTTGGAGCTTCATTATCAGCCCCCAGTGTAGCTCCGCAATCATGTAGCAAAAATACTTCGCCGCCGCCGAGCTTCTTCATCATCCGCTTCGTTAAGCGTTCAGCTCCGATGCGCTTGCGCCAATCGCTGAACATTGCCGACCAGAGCACAATCTGGACATCGCCTCGGTTAGCGAAGTCGAACAAATTCACAATTCCCCACGGCGGTCTATAGTAATGTGTATCTTTGCCCGTAACCTCATGGATAATCTTATTCGTCTTCTGAATTTGCTTCTTCACGGCACCCGGACCCATCAGCCAATTCGTCTTATGAACATAATTATGGATTCCGATCAAATGCCCATCTTCGTGCATCCGTCTGATCAGCTCAGGATTTTTCTCCGCATTGGAACCAACAACAAAAAAAGTAGCCTTGGCATCATACCGTTCCAGCAAATCGAGGAGCTGAGGAGTATAATAATGGTCTGGACCATCATCAAAGGTAAGGGCAAATTCATCCTTGTTCGAACCATGCTTGAAGACACGATAACCAAACAGACGCGTGATCAGCCCTGGTATAAAAGCATACAACGATGAAATGTAAAACAGCCATATCAGCAAAGTCTCCATGTCGCTTTCCCCACTTCTCTCTGATCTTAGCTTTTCCACGCACATATAGAGGTAGTTCACTCGTACATATTGAATAGCATCCTAACTATTTTAGCACATACTGAGCACAATGAGGCGCATTTTTTGAAATTTGAAAATGAATCAGATCTGCTCCGGCCTGTAGGCGGCAAGAAGATCCATCGTACGTCTGAACAAAGCAGTCGCTTGATGCTCCGATCCTTCCGGCTTGTTCTGCACAAGTACGCTTACCGCATATTTAGGCTTCTCCACGGGACCATATCCAATGAACCATTGGTGATTGTAGTTTTTACCTGCTTTTACAACCTGTGCTGTACCGGACTTGCCAGCCAAATGCCAATCGGCTTGTCTAAGCGATCTCCCCGTTCCCGATTCGACAACTTCATTCATCCAGGATAGTAGCAGAGCAGCCGTGCGAGGCGATACTTGACCAGCCTTTGTAACCGCTTGGTGCTCTAGCATATTCGTGAGCAAAGAACCATCCCGGAAGTGGACCTCGCTGACCAAACGTGGTGATGTAACCCGCCCTTGATGGAGCAGTGTCACGACCATATTTGCTGCCTGCAGTGGAGTAACCAGAACATCGCGCTGCCCGATAGCCGTCTGGGCCAGAACCCCACCATCAACCAGGGAGTTACCGTGAAAAACTGCCCCTGCTTCCTCATGGTCGAATTGCCAAAGATCATCACCGCCCATAAATTTCTCCTCATGCCAGCCAACCTTGTGACCAAGGCCGAGCTTGGCCGCAGCAAGCTCAATGCTGCCAGGCGACAAGCGTTCTCCCAATGTGGCAAACACGATATTGCAAGAATGGGCGTAGCCCTGTTCCAACGTAATATCGCCATGTCCGCCTTTCTTCCAACAGGCTAATCCGTACTTTCCATATTGCCCCGGGCAATGGAACACTTCACCTGGCTTAGTTACCCCACTCTCCAACGCAGCCGCAGCGATGACCGTCTTGAAAATGGAACCGGGCGGAACAGCCTTCAGAGCGCGGTTGCTCCAGCTGCCTCCGGCCAAATCAATATGATTGGGATCGAAGAACGGTCTTGAGACCATAGCTGCTACATCGCCGTTCTCCGTATCAAGAACGACTAAAGCGCCCTCCTTCACATTCATCTGTTCCGTAAGCGCTTCTAATTTCTGCTGCAGGACGATATCAATCGTCGTTCTGATCTGCAACGGATGGAAGCGTTCCTCTGGGCCCTTGACCCGGGTACCTACATCCGGGAATGGCTGTCGCTTCCCATCTACCGCATAATAAGCCCTTGTACTTCCAGCGCCGCGCAGGAATCTGTCGAATGTCTTCTCTAACCCCGCCGCCCCTACTTGCATTGTTAAAGGCAGGTGTTCACTCTGCTTCCCGCTACCACGAATCTGCTGGATCACATCCGGCCGCTGGGCCACATAACCGAGCCACTGCTGCCCATTCTGACCGGATTGGTAGCGTACGACATGAGGAAGCACCTCTATTCCTTCCAATTGAACAAGTGATTGCTCCTTGACCACGGATGAATGATTTAGGATCCCATGACTGCTATCTGAACCTGACCAAATATAAGGCACCTCAAGATTCGCCCATTTGCTCCTTAGCTCGCTCTCAGATATCCCTAGAGAAGTGGCGATGCGTGCCAGGTCCTCCTGAGCAGGTAGTTTCTTCACAGGAAATAGAACTGGCGACCAGGTTGTAATCCCAGTCAGTTGCCGGCCGTATCGATCGAAGAAATTTCCTCTTCCAGGATCAAGCTCGATCCCTTGTTCCCGTTGACGTACGGCCAATTCATTGATCGTTTTCCCTGAAGATGTCACTGCGGCGAACGCAGCATGAGTCTGAATCCAGGCAATCCTTAGCGTATATACAGCAAAAAA
The window above is part of the Paenibacillus lutimineralis genome. Proteins encoded here:
- a CDS encoding polysaccharide deacetylase family protein — its product is METLLIWLFYISSLYAFIPGLITRLFGYRVFKHGSNKDEFALTFDDGPDHYYTPQLLDLLERYDAKATFFVVGSNAEKNPELIRRMHEDGHLIGIHNYVHKTNWLMGPGAVKKQIQKTNKIIHEVTGKDTHYYRPPWGIVNLFDFANRGDVQIVLWSAMFSDWRKRIGAERLTKRMMKKLGGGEVFLLHDCGATLGADNEAPREMLIALERVLEEAQKRGLRSVRIDRLMETDSSLKHNKRVEKAADSARSLSWWKRWVVALWLLWEKLFHLMFHLHTTNEQDPIFHFRSRPYHGESVELTDGTMLQAGDEVLELHLDNKKLFQIGMKSKSTVHLAIQMIRQVEKALPEIARYVVDHPELHNVKALYGVTMINRGPEKFGFTVTDLPKGFFASSSRIYLKFLMRVIHPDGGTRLKQAPELLVPKLILMPIDLLMKKYLNDGSHHRIKHDRLVEEEEETVISSTLPCR
- a CDS encoding peptidoglycan D,D-transpeptidase FtsI family protein, which encodes MFSIFFAVYTLRIAWIQTHAAFAAVTSSGKTINELAVRQREQGIELDPGRGNFFDRYGRQLTGITTWSPVLFPVKKLPAQEDLARIATSLGISESELRSKWANLEVPYIWSGSDSSHGILNHSSVVKEQSLVQLEGIEVLPHVVRYQSGQNGQQWLGYVAQRPDVIQQIRGSGKQSEHLPLTMQVGAAGLEKTFDRFLRGAGSTRAYYAVDGKRQPFPDVGTRVKGPEERFHPLQIRTTIDIVLQQKLEALTEQMNVKEGALVVLDTENGDVAAMVSRPFFDPNHIDLAGGSWSNRALKAVPPGSIFKTVIAAAALESGVTKPGEVFHCPGQYGKYGLACWKKGGHGDITLEQGYAHSCNIVFATLGERLSPGSIELAAAKLGLGHKVGWHEEKFMGGDDLWQFDHEEAGAVFHGNSLVDGGVLAQTAIGQRDVLVTPLQAANMVVTLLHQGRVTSPRLVSEVHFRDGSLLTNMLEHQAVTKAGQVSPRTAALLLSWMNEVVESGTGRSLRQADWHLAGKSGTAQVVKAGKNYNHQWFIGYGPVEKPKYAVSVLVQNKPEGSEHQATALFRRTMDLLAAYRPEQI